From Panthera tigris isolate Pti1 chromosome D3, P.tigris_Pti1_mat1.1, whole genome shotgun sequence, one genomic window encodes:
- the LOC122232801 gene encoding translation initiation factor IF-2-like has protein sequence MARSVHSPAGTRPRERRARRSPGGPERSSAPAPPRPSQAAPPRRRAAARAGRLELPGRPATGGLSRGAPGSPHPLPPPGRPWSRGEGGKGLPRRAGGRERGLRHPSRSVTAAATTTRAVLLLPTCRKDTEHARTETTSGRHASKKF, from the exons ATGGCGAGGAGTGTCCACTCTCCCGCCGGGACTCGTCCGCGGGAGCGCCGAGCCCGTCGCTCCCCTGGCGGCCCGGAGCGCTCctcggccccggccccgccgcgtCCGAGCCAGGCCGCCCCTCCTCGGCGCCGCGCCGCTGCCCGCGCGGGCCGCCTAGAGCTCCCGGGCCGCCCCGCGACCGGGGGCCTCTCTCGCGGGGCGCCCGGCTCCCCTCACCCGCTCCCGCCCCCTGGGCGGCCGTGGAGTCGCGGGGAGGGCGGGAAGGGCCTCCCGAGGAGAGCGGGCGGGCGCGAACGCGGGCTCCGCCACCCGAGCCGCTCCGTTACCGCAGCGGCGACGACGACCAGGGCCGTGTTGTTGCTGCCAACTTGTCGAAAGGACACTGAGCATGCGCGCACGGAGACCACATCCGG GAGGCATGCAAGCAAGAAATTTTGA